Proteins co-encoded in one Syntrophorhabdaceae bacterium genomic window:
- a CDS encoding YajG family lipoprotein, with protein sequence MLKNRACYRGNISIILLALVVFLFTNCSSVSVYKVNLNYEPTKQAIRPDINLNRVIFTITEFNDLRDMENKNIVGRVVDTKEKEIPIVSLDKRPSYAFASAIKDAFFRAGLTVAGDIPKWDNKEESIKKDWGRIVIGGNINEINLVVKEGIATKTYEAKANVRLMISDTKSSRIFYIPTYESSNTVTDITFSEEKAQRNLNAVISTIIDRMMADKELWNKIAENIKKDP encoded by the coding sequence ATGTTGAAAAATAGAGCTTGTTATAGAGGCAACATATCGATAATCCTATTAGCATTAGTTGTTTTTTTATTTACAAATTGTTCCAGTGTATCTGTTTATAAAGTGAACTTAAATTATGAGCCAACAAAACAGGCAATTAGACCTGATATCAACTTGAATAGGGTCATCTTTACCATTACAGAATTTAATGACCTAAGGGATATGGAAAATAAAAACATAGTAGGTAGGGTTGTTGATACAAAGGAAAAAGAGATACCAATAGTCTCACTGGATAAAAGACCTTCTTATGCATTTGCCAGTGCCATTAAAGATGCATTTTTCAGGGCAGGATTGACAGTAGCCGGTGATATACCCAAATGGGATAACAAAGAAGAGTCTATTAAAAAGGATTGGGGCAGAATTGTGATAGGAGGAAATATCAATGAGATTAACCTTGTGGTAAAAGAAGGTATTGCCACAAAGACCTATGAGGCAAAGGCAAATGTGAGGTTAATGATAAGTGATACGAAAAGCTCAAGAATCTTTTATATTCCCACCTATGAAAGTTCCAATACAGTAACAGATATAACATTTTCAGAAGAAAAGGCTCAGAGGAATCTAAATGCAGTTATATCCACTATTATAGATAGAATGATGGCTGATAAAGAATTATGGAACAAGATTGCAGAGAATATAAAAAAAGACCCATAA
- a CDS encoding ABC transporter permease: MDVSYKLGKNILISLQHARGSYKLFIEALKYLPYLKVYPVRAVLYRQIYFTGIEALKKVTIMGILIGIVIITQVSNIVGFNPVLIGRILVWTVVRELGPLFVAIIVIARSCTAIAAELGSMKVNREIDALNIMGIDPFAYLIMPRILGISASVFMLAFYFQLSAIAGGLIVSSFFTDILIYEQLKGIFSVLSIFQVSVSLIKSAIFGLLISTVSCYHGLRVQSSITEIPQVTTFAVMQSLFIVFIFDGIITVVSFI, from the coding sequence TTGGATGTCTCATACAAGCTCGGAAAAAATATCCTTATTTCCCTTCAACATGCAAGGGGCTCATATAAACTATTCATCGAGGCATTAAAATATCTCCCTTATCTTAAGGTCTATCCTGTCCGCGCTGTCCTATACAGACAGATATATTTTACAGGTATAGAAGCACTGAAAAAAGTTACTATAATGGGAATCCTAATAGGTATTGTTATAATTACCCAGGTATCCAATATAGTTGGTTTTAACCCTGTCTTAATAGGAAGGATACTTGTCTGGACTGTGGTGAGGGAATTAGGGCCGCTTTTTGTGGCCATAATAGTCATTGCCAGAAGCTGCACTGCCATTGCCGCAGAGCTTGGCTCCATGAAGGTGAACAGAGAAATAGATGCCTTAAATATCATGGGCATAGACCCATTTGCCTATCTTATAATGCCCAGGATACTGGGGATCTCTGCCTCTGTGTTTATGCTGGCATTTTATTTTCAGTTGAGCGCCATTGCAGGAGGGCTTATTGTATCATCCTTTTTTACCGATATACTCATCTATGAACAATTAAAGGGGATATTTTCTGTGTTGAGTATATTTCAAGTTAGCGTGTCACTTATCAAGAGTGCCATATTTGGACTTCTAATCTCTACTGTTTCATGTTATCATGGCCTTAGGGTGCAGTCTTCTATTACAGAGATACCTCAGGTTACCACATTTGCAGTTATGCAGAGCCTTTTTATTGTCTTTATATTTGATGGTATAATTACAGTGGTGTCGTTTATATGA
- a CDS encoding tetratricopeptide repeat protein, with translation MIEIKAINSQKKILFQLKIYLLVFLFLIITGNYTSAELVTFQREYIYQASEVDSKVSSRAVALEQVKRLLLEELGTYLESRTEIKNFDLSKDQITTLTAGIVKTEIIDEKWDGKTYALKAKIAANPDEVAKSVDNIRKDHQKTKELEETRKKADNAMKEIEKLKKELEKERAEKALSLKGKTVGEKVDIIIKEVVPEAIKMKKFDNAIKNLSAIDWFEKGYASGIAGDHKGAAEAFTLSIDLNPDDMYSYLNRAIAYDNMNDYENAIKDYTMVLKLNPNDDYILYYRGNALYNLGKKEEAIMDYKASAKLGNTNAQEFLRSKGIEW, from the coding sequence ATGATAGAGATTAAAGCAATAAATTCACAAAAGAAGATTCTATTTCAGCTTAAAATTTATCTCTTAGTGTTTCTATTTCTTATTATAACCGGTAATTATACATCCGCCGAGCTTGTGACATTTCAGAGGGAATATATATATCAGGCAAGTGAGGTGGACAGTAAGGTTTCAAGCAGAGCCGTAGCCCTCGAACAGGTAAAAAGGCTACTCCTTGAAGAATTGGGGACATACCTTGAGAGTAGAACAGAGATAAAGAATTTTGACCTTTCAAAAGACCAGATAACAACCCTCACAGCAGGTATTGTAAAGACCGAAATAATAGATGAGAAATGGGATGGCAAGACCTATGCCTTAAAGGCAAAGATAGCGGCAAATCCTGATGAGGTGGCAAAATCAGTGGATAATATCCGCAAAGATCACCAAAAGACAAAGGAGTTAGAAGAAACAAGAAAAAAGGCAGATAATGCCATGAAAGAGATAGAGAAATTGAAGAAAGAACTTGAAAAGGAAAGGGCAGAAAAGGCATTATCATTGAAGGGCAAGACAGTAGGAGAAAAGGTGGATATAATAATAAAAGAGGTTGTCCCTGAAGCCATAAAGATGAAAAAATTCGATAATGCTATCAAAAATTTAAGCGCCATAGATTGGTTTGAGAAGGGCTATGCCTCTGGTATTGCAGGGGATCACAAAGGGGCAGCTGAGGCATTTACCTTATCAATTGATTTAAACCCCGATGATATGTATTCTTATCTAAACAGGGCAATAGCATATGACAATATGAATGATTATGAAAATGCCATTAAGGATTATACTATGGTTCTAAAGTTAAACCCGAATGATGATTATATATTATATTATAGAGGAAATGCGCTTTATAATTTAGGGAAAAAAGAAGAAGCCATTATGGATTATAAGGCATCGGCAAAACTGGGAAATACAAATGCCCAGGAATTTTTACGTTCTAAAGGTATTGAATGGTAG
- a CDS encoding ATP-binding cassette domain-containing protein: MIKFNDIIGDMLEIPYFEIKSGKVYKIIFHSATEKNEFIDLVMGIKAPKKGEISLFDKDMAKMKRDVYYNAMKKLALIWENGGVISNLKVWENIALPLWFHNGIKPAAIEERVIKFYKNFYMDVSFLSDYMGRLPGTLPAFDKRLICLIRSFLMEPELIVYDDIFTGIKMDRAEKLMEATEGFHRENPHRTSVYLASTLESLKDIKADYNIFPEEKGFKIWRS; this comes from the coding sequence ATGATAAAATTTAATGACATAATTGGAGATATGCTTGAGATACCATATTTTGAAATCAAATCAGGAAAGGTCTATAAGATTATCTTTCATTCTGCTACTGAAAAGAATGAATTTATAGATTTAGTAATGGGTATCAAGGCACCGAAAAAGGGTGAAATATCTTTGTTTGATAAAGACATGGCAAAAATGAAAAGGGATGTTTATTACAATGCCATGAAGAAGTTGGCGTTAATTTGGGAGAACGGAGGTGTTATAAGCAATCTTAAGGTCTGGGAGAATATTGCTTTGCCATTGTGGTTTCATAATGGTATAAAGCCTGCTGCAATAGAGGAGAGGGTTATAAAATTCTATAAAAATTTTTACATGGATGTTTCATTTTTATCTGATTATATGGGAAGGCTACCTGGAACACTGCCTGCCTTTGATAAAAGGTTAATATGCCTCATAAGGTCGTTTCTTATGGAGCCTGAACTCATTGTATATGATGATATTTTTACGGGCATTAAGATGGACAGGGCAGAGAAATTAATGGAGGCAACCGAAGGATTTCATAGGGAGAATCCCCATAGAACATCGGTTTATCTTGCATCTACCTTGGAGTCCCTTAAAGATATAAAGGCAGATTATAATATATTTCCTGAGGAGAAAGGATTTAAGATATGGCGGTCATGA